The following proteins are co-located in the Xanthocytophaga agilis genome:
- a CDS encoding ABC transporter ATP-binding protein: MNVIETKNLSFGYKKENILRTLNLKIPENSIFGFLGINGAGKSTTIRLLLGLLSAQKGSVFLFGKELSKNKPELLHKVGALIDHSTFYPHLSAHNNLKILAVLLGISNSRIEQTLELVGLSTEGDKRVGNYSVGMKQRLGLAMALINDPPLLILDEPANGLDPLGIIELRNLLITLHKDHGKTIFLSSHLLDELDKIITNVAVIHKGEIQFQGTKEKLIEQSGNLEKSFLTLTT; the protein is encoded by the coding sequence ATGAATGTAATTGAGACAAAAAATCTGAGTTTCGGTTATAAGAAAGAGAATATACTTAGAACTCTTAATCTTAAGATACCTGAGAATTCAATTTTTGGCTTTTTAGGGATCAATGGCGCAGGAAAAAGTACTACCATCCGACTTCTTCTTGGATTGCTTTCTGCACAAAAAGGTTCTGTATTTTTGTTTGGAAAAGAGTTGTCAAAGAATAAACCAGAGTTATTACATAAGGTAGGAGCGCTGATTGACCATTCTACCTTTTATCCTCATCTATCTGCCCATAATAATCTAAAAATTCTTGCTGTATTACTAGGTATAAGTAATAGTAGGATTGAGCAAACACTTGAATTAGTGGGATTAAGTACAGAAGGTGATAAACGAGTAGGGAATTATTCTGTAGGAATGAAGCAACGGTTAGGGCTTGCAATGGCCTTGATTAATGATCCCCCTTTACTAATTCTGGACGAACCAGCTAATGGATTGGACCCTCTTGGTATCATTGAACTAAGAAATTTATTGATTACTCTTCATAAAGATCATGGCAAAACAATTTTTCTTTCCTCACATTTATTGGATGAGTTAGATAAGATCATAACAAATGTAGCTGTTATTCATAAAGGTGAAATTCAATTTCAGGGAACAAAGGAAAAGTTGATCGAACAATCTGGAAATCTGGAAAAATCGTTTCTAACTCTTACTACTTAA
- a CDS encoding ABC transporter permease, translated as MHDYLVLFRNGFISEFLKHRNTFLLWFVLLVPFVITTITFLTVWTDQALDVVNPWRWYIVFNYKPYFHIFVFLQILLICHVNYIEHRNNTWKNLRVLSVPFEVVFFSKVVFSYLILTVNVLEFYFLIMLSGDLLSKLRPELGFQDTNYWIEGFIPSCKFIAASTCLTSILYWVSYYIKSIIISIIIGLLGYVSALVLFLYTSRSGYTGFPYAEWHPFNFSALAFNSFGTGNHLLTMEYVYYGLIGGIVILSMHYVWTRYKSVL; from the coding sequence ATGCATGATTATTTGGTTCTATTTCGTAACGGATTTATTTCTGAGTTTTTAAAACATAGAAATACTTTTCTTTTATGGTTTGTTCTGTTGGTACCTTTTGTTATCACTACTATTACTTTTCTGACTGTTTGGACTGACCAGGCATTAGATGTCGTAAATCCCTGGCGTTGGTACATTGTCTTTAACTACAAGCCTTACTTTCATATTTTCGTTTTTCTTCAGATTCTTTTGATATGCCATGTCAATTATATAGAACACAGAAACAATACTTGGAAAAATCTGAGGGTCTTATCAGTGCCATTTGAAGTTGTATTCTTTTCAAAAGTTGTATTTTCCTATCTTATTTTAACTGTCAATGTACTGGAGTTCTATTTTTTAATTATGCTAAGTGGTGATCTATTGTCAAAATTAAGACCGGAACTAGGTTTTCAGGATACTAACTATTGGATAGAAGGATTTATTCCTTCCTGCAAGTTTATAGCTGCATCTACCTGTCTTACTTCAATTCTGTATTGGGTCAGCTATTATATCAAATCCATAATTATTTCCATTATCATTGGGTTGCTGGGATATGTGTCTGCCCTTGTTCTCTTCTTGTATACAAGCAGATCCGGATATACAGGATTTCCTTATGCTGAATGGCATCCCTTTAATTTTTCTGCATTGGCATTCAATTCCTTTGGCACTGGGAATCATCTTCTTACCATGGAGTATGTTTACTATGGTCTTATAGGAGGAATAGTAATTTTAAGTATGCACTATGTGTGGACTCGTTACAAGAGTGTGTTATGA
- a CDS encoding serine hydrolase domain-containing protein — MNRLYYYFLLLIIFLLFPACSKYDQDQGNYKYGVSSWQGTNVYSGRYKGAIERARKIVTESNRGSGLPGAQVAIAIDGQICWSENFGFSDISKGTPVNSTTIFRIASVSKLFTASALGKLIEEGKVHLDSTITYYLPDLPEHYSCITIRHLVSHQSGIRHYYGADKSEKTEHYTHIEDACMLFADAPLLFPAGQKCEYSSYNFLIVSAIIQQVSGKSFLKYLQDEIWIPAGLKNTFGEIPVSRIKDVTKFYIKSSSDASWVDAPFQDLSFNWGGAGLSSNANDLVLFGNALLTNKLFSKETMKMMCAPQLTSQKDTTGFGVGFILYETTDNEVIIGHGGFMPTAKSYILLFPESNVVIAFTSNTAMVNFADETLVEIAHIFLKEKKNENHFLFSKMLNQHWTGLWQIKIENGDEKYDNAYLYFYEVSNMLKGSILFDNREPVPLEITELKEDSIQLIAPLRSHTAMIQLVLKNGKISGKSYYNKPLTYLFKKQLSKESELAKMLKPKNIRDGIRLN; from the coding sequence ATGAACAGGCTTTATTATTACTTCTTATTATTAATCATATTTCTATTGTTTCCTGCTTGTAGTAAGTATGATCAGGATCAGGGGAATTATAAATATGGAGTTTCAAGTTGGCAGGGTACCAATGTATACTCAGGAAGATATAAAGGAGCTATAGAAAGGGCCAGAAAAATAGTGACTGAGTCAAATCGAGGTAGTGGTTTGCCTGGAGCTCAGGTTGCAATAGCTATAGATGGCCAAATATGCTGGTCTGAGAATTTTGGATTTTCTGATATTAGCAAGGGTACACCTGTAAATTCCACGACTATTTTTAGAATTGCCAGTGTATCCAAGTTGTTTACAGCAAGCGCACTAGGCAAATTGATTGAAGAAGGAAAAGTACATTTGGATTCAACCATCACCTATTACTTACCAGATTTACCTGAGCATTATTCCTGTATTACAATCAGGCATTTGGTAAGTCATCAATCAGGAATACGGCATTATTATGGGGCTGACAAGTCAGAGAAAACAGAGCATTATACTCATATAGAAGACGCCTGTATGCTTTTTGCTGATGCTCCTTTGTTGTTTCCTGCCGGGCAGAAATGTGAATATTCCTCTTACAACTTTTTAATAGTAAGTGCTATTATTCAACAGGTTTCCGGCAAATCATTTTTAAAGTATTTACAAGATGAGATTTGGATTCCGGCTGGGTTGAAGAATACCTTTGGTGAGATTCCAGTGAGCCGGATCAAAGATGTAACTAAGTTCTATATAAAAAGTTCTTCTGATGCGAGTTGGGTGGATGCACCCTTTCAGGATTTAAGTTTCAATTGGGGCGGTGCAGGGTTGAGTTCCAATGCCAACGATCTGGTATTATTCGGAAATGCATTGTTAACAAACAAATTGTTTAGTAAAGAAACAATGAAGATGATGTGTGCGCCTCAACTAACCTCTCAAAAAGACACTACAGGTTTTGGAGTTGGATTTATTTTGTATGAGACAACAGATAATGAAGTAATTATAGGTCATGGAGGATTTATGCCTACTGCAAAGTCATACATATTGCTATTTCCTGAATCCAATGTTGTTATTGCATTTACTTCAAATACCGCAATGGTGAACTTTGCCGATGAGACATTGGTAGAAATTGCTCATATTTTCTTAAAAGAAAAAAAGAATGAAAATCATTTCCTGTTTAGCAAGATGTTAAATCAGCATTGGACTGGTTTGTGGCAGATCAAAATTGAAAATGGAGATGAAAAATATGATAATGCCTATTTATATTTCTATGAAGTCTCCAATATGTTGAAAGGATCCATACTTTTTGATAACAGGGAACCTGTACCATTAGAAATAACAGAATTAAAAGAAGATTCTATTCAACTGATAGCTCCTCTGAGATCACATACAGCTATGATTCAGTTGGTACTAAAAAATGGAAAGATATCTGGTAAAAGCTATTATAATAAACCCTTAACCTACCTTTTCAAAAAACAGTTATCAAAGGAGTCTGAACTGGCTAAAATGCTTAAGCCGAAAAATATACGAGATGGGATACGGTTAAATTAA
- a CDS encoding AraC family transcriptional regulator, which yields MTYYNQQVLLIREQYYPKPYIIDRLIQARKLIDLHSGSSICIGSMSDKVSLSKFHFIRLFKRCYGRTPHQYLIERRISEAKILLSKNMSVMDTCFQIGFESPTSFSLLFKRYTGLTPSDYRQKSNFR from the coding sequence ATGACATATTATAATCAACAGGTTTTGCTAATCAGAGAACAGTATTATCCTAAGCCCTATATCATAGATCGGTTAATACAGGCACGTAAGCTGATAGATCTGCATTCGGGTTCATCTATTTGTATAGGTTCTATGTCAGATAAGGTCTCCTTATCGAAATTTCATTTCATCCGTTTATTCAAACGTTGCTATGGCCGCACTCCTCATCAGTATCTGATAGAACGCAGGATCAGTGAAGCAAAGATTCTATTAAGTAAAAATATGTCTGTTATGGACACCTGTTTTCAGATAGGTTTTGAGAGTCCGACTTCATTTTCTCTTTTATTCAAAAGATACACTGGTTTAACACCTTCCGACTATCGTCAAAAAAGCAATTTTCGATAA
- a CDS encoding VOC family protein — MRISLLSVLVDDQDKALNFYTTILGFIKKTEIPMGEHKWLTLVSKDVLDGVELVLEPIAFEPAKIYQKALFEAGIPLVAFQVNDVDAEYSRLASLDVVFSLQPTQMGTAKIAVFNDTCGNRIQIFQVL, encoded by the coding sequence ATGAGAATTAGCTTATTGAGTGTCCTCGTCGATGACCAGGATAAAGCGTTAAACTTTTACACCACTATATTGGGATTTATCAAAAAAACAGAAATTCCAATGGGAGAGCATAAATGGCTTACTTTAGTTTCAAAAGATGTACTCGATGGCGTAGAGCTTGTTCTGGAGCCTATAGCCTTTGAACCAGCAAAGATTTACCAGAAAGCATTGTTTGAAGCCGGGATTCCTTTGGTTGCTTTTCAGGTAAATGATGTAGATGCTGAATACAGCCGATTAGCGTCCTTAGATGTTGTGTTTAGTTTGCAACCTACACAAATGGGGACTGCAAAAATTGCGGTTTTTAATGATACTTGTGGCAATCGTATCCAGATTTTTCAGGTACTTTAG
- a CDS encoding RNA polymerase sigma factor, which produces MQPSEKKHDEVLFQHLQNGDSDAFAELYRRYVKVLYNYAYRLSGSKDKAQDAVQDTFVEIWNRRESIGKIQNAKAYLLSCTRRRLTLVVQEHNFVSSLSVSESYLDLLVAEHTVEQFIITEENFRQSVYLLKSCLQELPKREYECLHLRFFEELSYEEIAQVMNITTQSARNTTGKALTKLRQHFPKSLLISLLPYVFLLIV; this is translated from the coding sequence ATGCAACCTTCTGAAAAAAAACATGATGAAGTTCTATTTCAACACCTGCAAAATGGGGATAGTGACGCATTTGCAGAGTTGTACCGCAGATATGTAAAGGTATTGTACAATTATGCCTATCGCCTGAGCGGGAGTAAAGACAAGGCGCAGGATGCTGTACAGGACACATTTGTTGAAATTTGGAATAGAAGAGAATCAATCGGAAAGATACAGAATGCAAAAGCCTATTTGCTAAGCTGTACCCGACGTCGGTTAACCCTTGTGGTTCAGGAGCACAATTTTGTAAGTTCGCTCTCCGTATCAGAAAGTTATCTTGATTTACTGGTCGCAGAACATACTGTTGAACAGTTTATAATTACAGAAGAAAACTTCAGACAGAGTGTATATTTACTAAAAAGTTGTTTGCAAGAATTGCCCAAACGTGAATATGAGTGTCTGCACCTTCGTTTTTTTGAAGAACTGAGCTATGAAGAGATTGCTCAGGTTATGAATATTACCACCCAGTCTGCACGAAATACTACCGGAAAAGCTTTAACAAAACTCAGACAGCACTTCCCAAAATCTTTGCTGATTTCACTATTACCCTATGTTTTTCTGCTAATAGTATAA
- a CDS encoding FecR family protein, with amino-acid sequence MPFEDYTPQDFVENEFFCQWVLHPTEDTSAFWEMFLSLHPEKYQDILKAKALILAIKETPAIVPDEVQIEQMWQNVITRTIAKSEKEDFQSDSISRSLWRTYLGWVAASLVIVVGGIWLYNKPILFHPNTITYQHLIEYQPEKLSETRNISSDSLQISLPDGSSVILTKGSRLSYPPSFGNIRKVYLEGEGFFEVKRDTARPFVVYAGQIITKVVGTSFWVKAHDEKSDIEVDVRTGCVAVAVAHFVNEPLSEIKPQFLLSANQRASYSQLDKRLERSLVNNPLPVIRPKIVSEIVYMDKPVVELFEELEKTYNVDLVFDAETLKNCRINTSFSNETFFERLEIICRVLNTNYQIVETQIIVKSKECS; translated from the coding sequence ATGCCTTTTGAAGACTATACTCCTCAGGACTTCGTAGAGAATGAGTTCTTTTGTCAGTGGGTTTTACATCCTACTGAAGATACATCTGCTTTTTGGGAAATGTTCCTGAGCTTACATCCTGAGAAATATCAGGATATTCTGAAGGCTAAAGCATTAATTCTGGCAATAAAGGAAACGCCTGCTATAGTACCTGATGAAGTACAGATTGAACAGATGTGGCAAAATGTAATAACACGTACAATAGCAAAATCAGAAAAGGAGGACTTTCAGAGTGACTCGATTTCACGTTCATTGTGGCGAACCTATCTAGGCTGGGTGGCGGCATCTTTAGTGATAGTAGTGGGTGGAATATGGTTATACAATAAGCCCATATTGTTTCATCCTAATACAATTACCTATCAACATCTAATAGAATATCAACCCGAAAAGCTTTCTGAAACCAGAAATATTTCTTCTGACAGTCTACAGATATCCTTACCAGATGGTAGTTCTGTCATCCTTACCAAAGGAAGTCGCTTAAGTTATCCTCCTTCTTTTGGAAATATTCGCAAAGTATATCTGGAAGGAGAGGGTTTTTTTGAAGTAAAAAGAGACACAGCAAGACCATTTGTGGTATATGCAGGACAGATAATAACCAAAGTCGTAGGTACCAGCTTTTGGGTAAAAGCACACGATGAAAAATCAGACATAGAGGTAGATGTGCGAACGGGTTGTGTAGCCGTTGCTGTAGCTCATTTTGTAAATGAACCTTTGTCAGAAATAAAACCTCAGTTTCTGTTAAGTGCCAATCAGCGTGCTTCTTACTCGCAGCTTGACAAAAGGCTGGAGCGTTCACTAGTCAATAATCCTCTGCCAGTAATTAGACCGAAAATTGTAAGTGAAATTGTGTATATGGATAAGCCAGTAGTCGAACTATTTGAAGAACTAGAGAAGACATACAATGTAGATCTTGTATTTGATGCAGAGACCTTAAAAAATTGTCGTATCAATACCAGCTTTTCCAATGAGACCTTTTTTGAACGTCTTGAGATTATCTGTAGAGTATTGAATACCAACTATCAGATAGTAGAAACACAGATTATTGTGAAAAGTAAAGAGTGTAGTTAA
- a CDS encoding TonB-dependent receptor, with product MHFSLHPSLLWIIMRITVIQLLIAICFASIASATDSKAQSVLEQKVSIHVENQTVESVLARIEKQANVRFSYQTNVFASRERITLSVTDEQLSTLLNKILLPLQVYYEAINDKRIILHKQPSGSSLIEQSNDMLAEAAHVVSGKVTDENNAGIPGVSVSIKGTTVGTSTDKDGNYTLSAPDGNGTLVFSFIGYATEEIAIGNRTSVNITLVPDIKALNEVVVVGYGTQKKIDVTGAVANVSGEELLKAPVNNALQGLQGKVAGVNIFLNSGSPTGSPRVVIRGAGSINSTLSPLYVVDGVVMEDIRFLNPNDIESIDVLKDASSAAIYGARGANGVILVTTKRGTKKEGISVGYDGYISIGQLRKKMDLLNAKEWMEVVKTGMEHTSKYRPGQTATFTANDPRLFDASGNPLYDTDWQKEATRTAVSYNHQISIQQGGQNSSFGAFLNYSRMEGIMLNSWLNRLNGKIAFDANPKKWLSIGMNVLANYTVENEAEEGGGHQMPRRTMIEMPPIFPVKFPDGTWSNSSMVTDDYRLEGMANPVHVLETQERGRKRTQLFGNLFTTFHILPGLDLRTQFGFDKHNRNFQEYYPTDLLNISSPLGRAYLESQQVNYWQEETYLTYNKTLAEVHRVNAMLGLSWQERTYQQNSIQAEGFSDNFFKYNRIQAASKPGAPNSDFDKWSMNSYFVRAGYTYADKYLVTLTGRVDGSSRFGANNKYGFFPSLGVGWVLSNEPFLQGLSAIDELKLRSSIGVTGNTEIPSYGSLATVASGTVLINGNRASDSYVTRLANPNLKWERTRTFDVGVNLSMFKSRLSVELDYYHKLTTDLLLDRPVPHTTGFQTVRDNIGSVSNRGFEVLLTGAIVRGGKFSWQSSLNFNYNKNRIEKLGENNEDIESGPYWVSGSQTILRVGESLSSFWGYERLGTWSTAEADEAAQRGYLPGEAKRSVNKKILGKGLPDWTGSFINNFTYGNFDLSVNLQFVYGVDILQQFYHSTEDRSGIANGLRSILTKGWTPERQNTMVQEIRNQAYAGQNSEIDSHWIADGSYLRVNAITAGYNFSSDMLTRLHLKTLRIYASVQNAFVFHSKDFQGYDPEATSWSDQQWGQNMVFFQYPKPRTFTLGVNVKF from the coding sequence ATGCATTTTTCTTTACATCCATCCTTACTGTGGATAATTATGCGCATCACAGTAATACAACTACTTATTGCCATATGTTTTGCCAGCATAGCTTCTGCAACAGATAGCAAAGCTCAATCGGTGCTTGAACAGAAAGTTTCTATTCATGTAGAAAATCAGACTGTTGAAAGCGTACTTGCCAGAATTGAGAAGCAGGCAAATGTGCGATTCTCGTATCAGACAAATGTATTTGCCAGCCGTGAACGTATTACACTGTCAGTCACAGACGAACAACTATCCACGTTGTTAAACAAAATCCTGTTACCATTACAGGTATATTATGAAGCCATCAATGACAAACGTATCATATTGCACAAACAGCCTTCAGGATCATCACTGATTGAGCAGTCGAACGATATGCTTGCTGAAGCTGCTCATGTAGTATCAGGAAAAGTTACAGATGAAAACAATGCAGGTATACCCGGTGTAAGTGTAAGTATAAAAGGAACTACTGTAGGTACATCCACAGACAAAGATGGAAATTATACGCTGTCTGCTCCGGATGGAAATGGCACACTGGTTTTTTCATTTATCGGATATGCAACTGAAGAGATTGCTATTGGTAATCGTACGTCCGTAAATATAACGTTGGTCCCAGATATCAAAGCCTTGAATGAAGTAGTAGTAGTAGGATATGGTACGCAGAAAAAAATTGATGTAACAGGTGCAGTTGCCAATGTCAGTGGAGAAGAATTACTAAAAGCTCCTGTTAATAATGCATTACAGGGTTTACAGGGAAAAGTAGCTGGAGTAAATATCTTTCTTAATTCCGGATCTCCTACTGGTAGCCCAAGAGTAGTAATTCGTGGTGCTGGATCTATCAACTCTACATTGAGTCCTTTGTATGTAGTGGATGGCGTAGTAATGGAGGATATACGATTTTTGAATCCTAATGATATTGAAAGTATTGATGTATTGAAAGATGCTTCTTCTGCTGCTATTTATGGTGCAAGAGGTGCCAATGGCGTTATTCTGGTTACAACCAAGCGGGGAACTAAAAAAGAAGGAATTAGTGTAGGATATGATGGATATATCAGCATAGGACAACTACGTAAAAAAATGGATTTGCTGAATGCGAAAGAATGGATGGAAGTAGTAAAGACTGGAATGGAGCATACATCCAAATATCGTCCGGGACAAACAGCAACTTTTACAGCAAATGATCCACGTCTGTTTGATGCTAGTGGTAATCCATTGTATGATACAGACTGGCAAAAAGAAGCTACTCGTACAGCAGTATCCTACAATCACCAGATTTCTATTCAACAGGGAGGACAAAACTCTTCTTTCGGCGCATTTTTAAATTATTCCCGCATGGAAGGGATTATGCTGAACAGCTGGCTAAACCGCTTAAATGGAAAAATTGCGTTTGATGCAAATCCTAAAAAGTGGTTATCCATTGGAATGAACGTCTTAGCAAACTATACCGTCGAAAATGAGGCAGAAGAAGGTGGTGGACATCAGATGCCACGCCGTACGATGATTGAAATGCCTCCAATTTTCCCAGTAAAATTCCCTGATGGAACGTGGAGCAATAGCTCAATGGTGACAGATGATTATCGTCTGGAAGGCATGGCAAATCCTGTGCATGTACTTGAAACACAGGAAAGAGGAAGAAAACGTACACAGTTATTTGGTAACCTGTTTACGACCTTCCACATTTTGCCAGGATTAGATCTGCGTACCCAGTTTGGATTTGATAAACACAACCGCAATTTCCAGGAGTATTATCCTACCGACCTGTTGAATATTTCTTCGCCACTAGGTAGGGCCTATCTGGAAAGTCAGCAGGTAAACTACTGGCAAGAAGAGACATATCTTACATACAACAAAACATTGGCAGAAGTACACAGAGTTAATGCTATGCTAGGTTTGAGCTGGCAAGAACGCACTTATCAGCAAAACTCAATACAAGCGGAAGGCTTCTCTGATAATTTCTTTAAATACAACCGTATTCAGGCTGCCAGCAAGCCAGGTGCTCCTAACTCCGACTTTGATAAATGGTCTATGAACTCGTATTTTGTTCGTGCGGGTTATACTTATGCAGATAAATATCTGGTTACCCTAACAGGTCGTGTGGATGGTTCTTCCCGATTTGGTGCCAATAATAAATATGGTTTCTTCCCATCACTGGGTGTGGGTTGGGTGCTATCAAATGAACCTTTTCTGCAAGGTCTTTCTGCTATTGATGAGTTAAAGTTGCGTTCCAGCATTGGGGTGACTGGTAATACAGAGATTCCTTCGTACGGTTCACTGGCAACTGTTGCCTCTGGTACTGTACTTATCAATGGAAATCGTGCTTCTGATAGTTATGTAACACGTTTGGCAAATCCTAATCTAAAATGGGAACGTACTCGTACCTTTGATGTGGGAGTAAACTTATCTATGTTCAAGAGTCGGTTGTCTGTTGAATTAGACTATTACCACAAGTTGACTACTGATCTGTTGTTGGACAGGCCAGTTCCTCATACCACTGGTTTCCAAACTGTACGTGATAATATCGGTTCTGTATCCAATAGAGGTTTTGAAGTGTTGTTAACTGGTGCAATCGTAAGAGGTGGTAAGTTTTCATGGCAGAGTTCATTAAACTTTAACTACAATAAAAACCGGATTGAAAAACTGGGTGAAAATAATGAAGATATAGAATCCGGGCCTTACTGGGTTTCTGGTAGCCAGACTATTTTGCGTGTAGGAGAATCTTTGAGTTCTTTCTGGGGATATGAGAGATTAGGTACATGGAGTACTGCTGAAGCAGATGAAGCTGCTCAACGTGGTTACTTACCTGGTGAAGCTAAACGCTCTGTAAATAAAAAGATCTTAGGCAAAGGTCTACCTGATTGGACTGGCAGCTTTATCAACAACTTTACCTACGGCAATTTTGACTTGTCAGTTAATCTGCAATTTGTATATGGTGTAGATATCCTTCAGCAATTCTATCACTCTACAGAGGACCGTTCAGGTATTGCCAATGGCCTACGCTCTATTCTGACAAAAGGATGGACTCCTGAGCGTCAAAACACAATGGTACAGGAAATCCGTAACCAGGCTTATGCTGGTCAAAACAGTGAGATTGATAGTCATTGGATTGCAGACGGTTCTTATTTGCGGGTAAATGCCATTACTGCTGGCTACAATTTCAGCAGTGACATGCTTACACGTTTACACCTGAAAACATTGCGTATCTATGCAAGTGTGCAGAATGCTTTTGTATTTCATTCCAAAGATTTTCAGGGATATGATCCAGAGGCGACCTCATGGAGTGATCAACAGTGGGGACAGAATATGGTATTCTTCCAATATCCTAAGCCGCGGACATTTACACTGGGTGTAAATGTGAAATTCTAA
- a CDS encoding RagB/SusD family nutrient uptake outer membrane protein, whose translation MKKIHIVIALTAFLSFSCDSFLEERPLDELSSQQNFKEPSHAYNAVNSLYRNGAPQLFDGSHYGGAEAMIGNYMSGFFDNEYKGQEIHVQHTQQLTLNGNNLSSYLGGIWDDLYSGISRANNAIKYIPTTPGLAEAEAKKLLGEARFFRAYAYFYLVRMFGGVPLVTEPYESLENLYVSRASVADVYALIEEDLKFAVNEAGLAETSMVTNGKRVTKGAAATLLADVYLNMSGFPLQANRYADAAAMAKSVIESGTYSLEQHEMSGGSVVMENSAYNKLRKSDASATEYVFFHEYAVGIAETIYPVWSYTTSKPSTVKYAITNGAYAPRSQFLWGYDAANDLRAQEKQYYHSSIVINGETKTFPPTPYFWHDDQALFETASSGKDIEMYGYADVLLIAAEAIAKSEGVTAEAAEYLTQVRSRAYWKSNAVTIKSGLQGLSANNFVEEVWKERYRELVFEFKLWFDMIRTRKYPETTQNGNGEITFVDLIGHTNTWGKTFEEKHLLFPISELERQRNKNLGEQNPGY comes from the coding sequence ATGAAAAAAATACATATAGTAATTGCATTAACTGCTTTTCTTTCATTCTCCTGTGATAGCTTTCTGGAAGAAAGGCCCCTTGATGAACTAAGTTCACAACAAAACTTTAAAGAGCCAAGCCATGCTTATAATGCAGTAAACTCTCTTTACCGGAATGGAGCTCCTCAATTGTTTGATGGTTCTCATTATGGTGGTGCAGAAGCGATGATAGGGAACTATATGTCAGGTTTTTTTGACAATGAATACAAAGGCCAGGAAATACATGTACAGCATACCCAACAATTAACCCTGAACGGAAATAACCTTTCCAGTTATTTGGGTGGCATCTGGGATGATTTATATTCTGGTATCTCAAGAGCCAATAACGCGATTAAATATATTCCTACTACTCCTGGTTTAGCCGAAGCCGAAGCAAAGAAATTGTTGGGAGAAGCCAGATTTTTCCGGGCTTATGCTTATTTCTACCTGGTTCGGATGTTTGGTGGAGTTCCTTTGGTAACAGAACCTTATGAATCTCTGGAAAATCTGTATGTAAGCCGGGCTTCTGTAGCAGATGTATATGCTTTGATTGAAGAAGATCTCAAATTTGCAGTAAACGAGGCAGGACTTGCAGAGACGTCAATGGTTACAAATGGCAAACGTGTTACAAAAGGAGCTGCTGCTACGTTGCTTGCAGATGTATATCTGAATATGAGTGGATTTCCTTTGCAAGCTAACCGATATGCAGATGCAGCTGCAATGGCTAAAAGCGTTATTGAAAGTGGTACATATAGTTTGGAACAACATGAAATGTCAGGTGGTAGTGTAGTAATGGAGAATAGCGCTTATAACAAACTGCGTAAGAGTGATGCATCTGCTACTGAATATGTATTTTTTCATGAGTATGCCGTGGGCATCGCTGAAACGATCTATCCTGTATGGAGCTATACTACTTCTAAACCATCAACTGTTAAGTATGCCATTACCAATGGTGCATATGCGCCCAGGAGTCAGTTTTTGTGGGGATATGATGCCGCTAATGACCTCAGAGCGCAGGAGAAGCAATATTACCATTCATCTATTGTCATAAATGGTGAGACCAAAACATTTCCTCCTACTCCTTATTTCTGGCATGATGATCAGGCATTGTTTGAGACAGCTAGTTCTGGAAAAGATATTGAAATGTATGGATATGCAGATGTGCTTTTAATTGCAGCTGAGGCTATTGCGAAATCAGAAGGTGTAACAGCAGAAGCTGCAGAGTATCTTACTCAGGTTAGAAGCAGAGCTTACTGGAAATCCAATGCCGTAACAATTAAAAGCGGATTACAAGGTCTATCCGCAAATAACTTTGTGGAAGAAGTATGGAAAGAACGCTATCGTGAACTGGTGTTTGAGTTCAAATTGTGGTTTGATATGATACGTACGCGTAAATACCCTGAAACAACGCAGAACGGAAATGGAGAAATTACATTTGTAGATTTGATAGGCCATACCAATACATGGGGCAAAACTTTTGAAGAAAAACATCTTCTTTTTCCTATATCTGAATTGGAAAGACAACGAAACAAAAATCTAGGGGAACAGAATCCAGGTTATTAA